The genomic stretch tctctacaccaattccgaacgtgttgaacagatatgcagtttttcccataaacttcgattaactgatgatgaatttcaataggtgaaatctgttttgcatttaaaaaacgtatcacagcatgaatttcgcatctggcggtaacaacgatagggagctccattttcgaaggcagctaggccggcactgttggacgtagcgatgcgcgagtggtatggatagagagagggacagctgatgagtaagacagtgttgccagatttttCCCAACATgccgcattctgtctcggcggcatagggaaccttatttttctaatacccctcgtacatAAAAAATAGCTTGATGCTACTTGGAACCATTGTCTttgctgtatttttttatttccataggTAAATGCTGTaggaaaaaattttacatttggttTTTTGCTGGCATTTAAGAATATGCCTTAAATTGAGTGGCAGATCTTGTTATTTTAGCGGGAAAAGTTTAAGCTGTTATTTCACATGGCTGCACACAACTCACAAGTTgcttaattacattattaactcTTAACAAACATTtatggtatttaatattaaataaagatccTTCTGGTATTTGCTTACATTAAATCTCTGCCAGTCGAGTTCATTCTTGATCCGTTGTGTCTCATAGATTCTCTTACGCAGGGCAAAGTTGGTTGCATCATTCTGCGCCTTGAGATCGTTCCTGGCACGTTCCCGTGGCACGTACATTGTCTCCCTCAGCTTCTGTGCAGCTGCGAGTTCATTGTCTGCACGCAGCTTGAGGTACTTGCAGTGTTCCACCCATGACTCATACGAAATCAACCTTGGATTCAGGCAAGTGAATCAGTCTGACATGcaaaaataagcaataaaattcGGACATAGCAAaacaaatgaattattatttcattcaacaTACATTTCagtcaaaaatattgaattattcaacTCTAAAAGTTGTATGTTCTATATTTCTTAAGTActaaatcataaaaaagtaattattgtattttttaaatctctgttATACCGTACATTTGACAATCATGTATAAGTTTTACATTAACCATTGCATTAGATGTTCAGGTTTTAATTTACGAGTACATGTAATATTTACCGATTTGTTTAAACTTGaactacaatttaaaaacagaGAATTGCTATTTATCATCTGACGACAAATAGAcatcagtataaataaatatgtaaatatacctaacacaaatatattattattaaatctgcAATAAGTCAACACTTTTTGTGtgatgaaatgtttttaaaaatgtattaagaaaaatcaagattacagtttttataaagtacCCCGTTGATtagatgataaaaatataaatggacCCAGTGTAGATCCTTGAAAATCACCatagattttaatttacaactagtgttttttttaaggccaaaagCAAATAGATTATCATTACCAGATTAGAATGAGTAAAACCAAACCATCTAGGTTTAACTCTAAAATTCTAATGAATCCTATTACTTCTTAGGCAGTCGAAGAGGGTCAGGCTTGAAGCTGGTGTTTGCACAATTCTTGTCCATGCCAAGGTTGTTCCTACAGATTTCTAATGTCTCGTCTTTATCCTGCAAGTCCTGCTTAAGCTGGAATCGGACCTCCTCCAGTCTATTCATCTGCTCCCATGCTGCTTGTGCCTTGTCTGTCAGCATCTTCTTCAACGACTCCAGTGTGCTCAACTCCTGGAATAACACCAACATTGCTCATGTTTATGagaatatgattatttaattaaagaataaaattgttcACAAGTCAAGCAAAGTTCACATATGATATGCTTTTGGTGTGGCGATAATACGATTATCCATGCCTTCAAACTGTTCATAAACCTGTTATGTCCACCCAGTACTTCTTTTACAGTTACATTGTAAATAGTTGTTTGAATGGTTCCATGACCATGAAACTGGTTGATTGAAATAAACTTACGGTCTACGCTGTTCTATTGTTTTAACAACTCTCAAAAGTTAACCAAAGTGAAATATTTACTAAGCTAAGAAAATATTGTGAATTCACTAGAAAATACAAGTAACTTAACCCTTTGCCCTTGGAACTGCCACCACTATTTCCATGAGCACAAAGGGTTAAGATTTCTAGCTACATTCAGTATGAAGCGAAGGATGGAAGACCACTCACATGTTTCAGCTCAGTCTCCGCCTCATCTCTACACAAATCTGCGCCTCCCCGCTGATCTCTCATGCTGAGACACTCATTTGCCAACGTGAAGTTTAGATTGAGATTCTCGATTTCCGATTCTGTTATTTCCTTCTCAGTCGTTAAGTCTGCAATCTCCTTCTCCACAGCCTCAAGACAGTTGTTCATCAATTCCCGCCATCTTGACACTTCGGTGATTCTGAAATCATGAGAATGGATTCTAGAATACAAAGCTtgtgatacaaaatatatactgtttattaa from Homalodisca vitripennis isolate AUS2020 chromosome 2, UT_GWSS_2.1, whole genome shotgun sequence encodes the following:
- the LOC124353817 gene encoding tektin-2, producing the protein MMSVVTVEKPISKVALPDWHGKVAELRQTCDSRRADAFSLRNEARQLRNETNCRTQWDTYHNNVRLSDRITEVSRWRELMNNCLEAVEKEIADLTTEKEITESEIENLNLNFTLANECLSMRDQRGGADLCRDEAETELKHELSTLESLKKMLTDKAQAAWEQMNRLEEVRFQLKQDLQDKDETLEICRNNLGMDKNCANTSFKPDPLRLPKKLISYESWVEHCKYLKLRADNELAAAQKLRETMYVPRERARNDLKAQNDATNFALRKRIYETQRIKNELDWQRFNMIPDMDRLMKEITNLEAALLEKTNALKLAETRCENRLYRPGAELCRDEPMLGLADEVLQLRRTMRDLQDKLDSAKATYNGLEDQLMVIDRELYNKNQALTTDLRCLDLRSRLNTGTRADPATQTDRNIVLTRMQDEIPPE